A DNA window from Anaerocolumna sp. AGMB13020 contains the following coding sequences:
- a CDS encoding alpha/beta hydrolase: MSIIEVTFPSYTLKRSVTFKALIPNENGYTPGKAGEFSKEKRKTLYLLHGYTGDCNDYIMNSNIGFLAGINNLAVIFPSGENSFYLEDMDKGEDFSRFIGEELVAYTRSLFHLSEDREDTYIGGFSMGGYGAMINGLRFSETFSKIISLSGAYIALNIADAGVYLPDGVSDEKYQRRIFGEAEQLRNGNKDPRFCLENLKAAGKLIPDIYLVCGAEDFLIESNRKLHSFLVEQEIAHIYKEGEGVHNWVYWNKHLELSVQWLLGKETTLQSETT; the protein is encoded by the coding sequence ATGTCTATAATAGAAGTTACATTTCCGTCCTATACCCTTAAAAGATCGGTGACCTTTAAGGCACTGATTCCCAATGAAAATGGGTACACTCCAGGAAAAGCCGGAGAATTTTCAAAAGAAAAGAGGAAGACATTATATCTGCTGCATGGTTACACGGGTGATTGTAATGATTATATCATGAACTCCAATATCGGTTTTTTAGCAGGAATAAATAATCTTGCAGTTATTTTTCCTAGCGGAGAGAACTCTTTTTATCTGGAGGATATGGATAAAGGAGAAGATTTCAGCAGGTTTATAGGAGAAGAACTGGTAGCCTATACAAGAAGCCTTTTCCATTTGTCAGAGGACAGAGAGGATACCTATATCGGAGGGTTTTCCATGGGAGGTTACGGGGCCATGATCAATGGTCTCAGATTTTCGGAGACTTTTTCAAAGATCATCAGTCTTTCTGGAGCCTACATTGCGCTTAATATAGCGGATGCCGGTGTATATCTACCTGACGGTGTTTCCGATGAGAAGTATCAGAGGAGGATATTCGGAGAGGCAGAGCAATTAAGAAACGGCAACAAAGACCCCAGATTCTGTCTTGAGAACTTAAAAGCAGCAGGCAAGCTGATTCCGGATATTTACTTGGTATGCGGAGCAGAGGATTTTCTCATAGAATCGAACCGTAAACTTCACAGCTTCTTAGTTGAGCAGGAGATTGCTCATATTTACAAAGAAGGAGAAGGCGTACATAATTGGGTATATTGGAATAAACATCTGGAGTTATCTGTTCAATGGCTTTTGGGGAAAGAAACTACTCTTCAAAGCGAAACCACTTAA
- a CDS encoding DUF3237 domain-containing protein, translating to MIQLEAEEIMHLKVECSEALEVKEGIDGYLRVIPITGGTFEGRMKGTIVNGGADWNTQKPGNYAHAFAKYLLLTEDGEYIAVENEGILEPEDTRLIKTSPKFTADSKGKYGWLNRGVYVGSLKPGEGRVSVEIKIYRLL from the coding sequence TTGATACAATTAGAAGCAGAAGAAATCATGCATTTAAAGGTGGAGTGTTCAGAAGCGCTGGAGGTAAAAGAAGGTATTGACGGATACCTTAGGGTTATTCCCATAACGGGAGGAACCTTCGAGGGCAGAATGAAAGGAACAATCGTAAACGGCGGTGCAGACTGGAACACACAAAAGCCAGGGAATTATGCACATGCCTTTGCCAAATATCTGTTGCTTACGGAGGATGGAGAGTATATCGCTGTTGAAAATGAAGGAATACTGGAACCAGAGGATACCAGGCTGATTAAGACTTCACCCAAATTTACCGCAGACAGTAAAGGAAAATATGGCTGGCTGAATCGTGGTGTATATGTAGGCAGTCTGAAACCGGGAGAAGGCAGAGTATCTGTTGAAATTAAAATATATAGACTGTTGTAG
- a CDS encoding non-reducing end alpha-L-arabinofuranosidase family hydrolase, translated as MKGYIKKVIACFVFCTLLLPSFNITAEAAAVANPTWYVEEPVIFHGEAKPYDFYGAKDPTIVYYGGKYHVFYTGANQGGGWQMLYTSATTISGLKNAPRTYMSSIGESYFCAPQVFYYEPSSLWYLVYQDGTYGAAYATTSNIADPYSWSGPKSFGISGNMGWDYFIVCDNTYAYMYNTPSDGSGNLYVRRTTLSNFPKGWGAPSVAIRDSFEGAHVYKSLADGQYYMVIEDMKDGRYYELWTSTSAGGPWSQVAEKWAYRGNLSYKGSKWTTHVSHGEIIRSGYNQKMEINDINRVDFLIQGTTNISVAYQQINWDLGLIKNYSDGTQVECENMTLAGQYAGKISSPFQGVALYANDDLCKYTQYFANNNHSFSIRACSNNANTATVALKIGGVTVGTFYIAGSTPAIYTLNNITHGTGNQEIQLVVTGDIGQWDAYLDYLLIR; from the coding sequence ATGAAGGGATATATAAAAAAAGTTATCGCTTGTTTTGTGTTTTGCACATTGCTACTGCCATCCTTTAATATTACAGCGGAAGCTGCTGCGGTTGCCAATCCGACCTGGTATGTGGAGGAACCGGTGATTTTTCATGGAGAGGCTAAACCCTATGATTTTTATGGTGCAAAGGATCCGACCATTGTTTATTACGGCGGAAAATATCATGTGTTTTATACCGGAGCCAATCAAGGCGGAGGCTGGCAGATGCTCTATACCTCTGCTACTACCATATCAGGCCTCAAGAATGCACCCAGAACCTATATGAGCTCAATCGGTGAGAGTTATTTTTGCGCCCCCCAGGTGTTCTACTATGAACCGAGCAGTTTATGGTATCTGGTTTATCAGGACGGAACCTATGGAGCAGCTTATGCCACCACTTCCAACATTGCGGATCCTTACTCCTGGTCAGGACCAAAGTCCTTTGGAATCTCCGGGAATATGGGGTGGGATTATTTTATAGTTTGTGATAATACCTATGCCTATATGTATAATACACCAAGTGACGGTTCCGGTAATCTCTATGTCCGCAGGACTACCCTCTCCAATTTCCCCAAAGGTTGGGGAGCTCCAAGTGTCGCTATAAGAGATTCCTTTGAAGGTGCTCATGTGTATAAGTCACTGGCAGACGGCCAGTACTATATGGTGATCGAGGACATGAAAGATGGCAGGTATTATGAGCTGTGGACCTCGACCAGTGCAGGCGGACCCTGGAGCCAGGTAGCTGAAAAATGGGCTTATAGAGGCAACCTCAGTTATAAGGGAAGTAAATGGACTACCCATGTATCCCATGGTGAGATTATCCGCTCGGGTTACAATCAGAAAATGGAGATCAATGATATCAACCGGGTTGACTTCCTGATTCAGGGGACTACCAATATATCAGTAGCATATCAGCAGATTAACTGGGATCTTGGGCTTATCAAAAATTATTCCGATGGAACACAGGTGGAATGCGAAAATATGACCCTGGCTGGCCAGTATGCCGGCAAGATCAGTTCTCCTTTTCAGGGAGTTGCTCTGTATGCCAATGATGATCTCTGCAAGTACACACAATACTTTGCAAACAACAACCATAGTTTTTCTATAAGGGCCTGCTCCAATAATGCCAATACCGCAACGGTGGCTTTAAAGATCGGCGGTGTGACGGTGGGAACTTTCTATATCGCTGGAAGTACGCCTGCTATATACACTCTGAATAATATTACCCACGGTACTGGCAACCAGGAGATTCAGCTGGTAGTGACAGGGGATATAGGACAATGGGATGCCTATTTAGATTACTTATTAATCAGGTAA
- a CDS encoding endo-1,4-beta-xylanase, whose protein sequence is MLHKWNGRLRKLLSLAFVFLLLFLTAFQAVPAKAATAKSYNFSNLTYQSTWGVTYTINGGSATFNFEGQYREIKFRLPETLDMSQCTNVTFNASSPNGTIAFKLYDTAGNQAAVLYNFNSSTSDVSFAPNTSAQVNSIGIMAQGTSSYSAVVNSVTFTMSGSTAGANLKNTYGKVLSYSGAAVNSSQLRDATTLNVIKSQYNSITMENEMKPDAILGSSPRLITVAQANSNGYYIPSTYTETTVPTLNFSTLDAVLKICYDNGLKLRGHTLVWHGQTPDWFFRTGYSTSGAYVSQSVMDARMEFFIKSYMNHIYAGSYGSVVYAWDVVNEYLHAGTAGGWAKVYGSNLGTSAPYVKKAFQYAYDCLSYFGLTQSVKLFYNDYNTYEVTDKILALVGYINSGSKICSGVGAQSHLSTSYPSVASFKADIQKYINAGLEVQITELDVGNTSASEQATYVYNMMASLLSLKKAGGNITGITWWGLYDSVSWRSSSNPLLFSALTTPKASYNSALQAYFDAGYTVQ, encoded by the coding sequence ATGTTACATAAGTGGAATGGCAGACTAAGAAAGCTCTTAAGTCTGGCTTTTGTGTTTCTTTTGCTGTTTTTGACAGCATTCCAGGCAGTGCCGGCCAAAGCGGCAACTGCAAAGTCTTATAATTTTAGTAATCTGACTTATCAGTCAACTTGGGGTGTAACTTATACAATAAACGGAGGGTCTGCAACCTTTAACTTTGAAGGCCAATACCGTGAAATCAAATTCCGGCTCCCGGAAACCCTTGATATGTCTCAGTGTACCAATGTGACCTTTAATGCGTCCAGCCCCAACGGTACCATTGCTTTTAAGCTCTATGACACAGCAGGAAACCAGGCAGCGGTACTGTATAATTTCAATTCCTCTACCTCGGATGTTTCCTTTGCACCAAACACTTCCGCCCAGGTCAACAGTATCGGTATTATGGCACAGGGGACAAGCAGTTATTCTGCAGTTGTCAACAGTGTGACCTTTACCATGTCCGGCAGTACCGCAGGAGCCAACTTAAAGAACACCTATGGAAAGGTGCTCTCCTATTCCGGTGCGGCAGTAAATTCCTCACAGCTTAGGGATGCCACAACCCTTAACGTGATAAAATCCCAGTATAACAGTATTACCATGGAAAATGAAATGAAGCCCGATGCAATTTTAGGCTCATCGCCCAGACTTATTACCGTAGCCCAGGCGAATTCAAACGGATATTATATCCCTTCCACTTATACAGAAACCACCGTACCTACCTTAAATTTCTCCACACTGGATGCGGTGCTGAAAATCTGCTATGACAATGGCTTAAAGCTCAGGGGGCATACCCTGGTATGGCACGGGCAGACACCGGACTGGTTTTTCCGGACAGGTTACAGTACAAGCGGTGCTTATGTAAGTCAGTCCGTAATGGATGCAAGAATGGAATTCTTTATTAAGAGTTATATGAATCATATTTATGCAGGCAGCTACGGCAGTGTAGTGTATGCATGGGATGTGGTGAATGAGTATCTTCATGCGGGAACAGCCGGTGGTTGGGCTAAAGTATATGGGTCTAATCTTGGTACAAGTGCACCTTATGTAAAGAAAGCTTTCCAGTATGCCTATGATTGCCTCAGTTATTTTGGGCTGACCCAGTCTGTTAAGCTTTTCTATAATGACTACAACACCTACGAAGTAACCGATAAGATCCTTGCTCTGGTTGGTTATATCAATTCCGGTTCGAAAATATGCAGTGGTGTTGGTGCCCAATCTCATTTAAGCACTTCTTATCCGTCTGTTGCAAGTTTCAAGGCAGATATACAAAAATACATCAATGCAGGCCTTGAAGTACAGATTACAGAGTTGGATGTTGGAAATACCTCAGCATCAGAGCAGGCAACCTATGTTTATAATATGATGGCCTCCTTATTGTCATTAAAGAAAGCAGGAGGAAATATCACCGGAATTACCTGGTGGGGATTGTATGACAGTGTATCCTGGCGGTCATCTTCAAATCCGCTTCTGTTCAGCGCATTGACAACACCAAAAGCATCCTATAACAGTGCCCTGCAAGCCTATTTCGATGCCGGCTATACGGTTCAGTAA
- a CDS encoding DUF4340 domain-containing protein produces MAGSKRKKHLGLLLLLLAMIVLLGVYFWLVKYNDKKEAQDTAADETKAIVSLDTGTIKSIYFKNPSLEMTLSLNDKGVWEEKEDSSFPVNQTYAANMQNAFAEIKPTSTLTEGIEDLSAFGLENPVITATATTSDGKETTVMIGNETPFGGEYYAALAGSKEVYVIGTSFYSYFHYSRTDLTAVEAIPAVTAENVTKLSVTAKDGKDFEVVYDEDSPYDYSGFSNYIMNKPYATPVAADNDSMTTLFGNYASLSFSSCADYNATDLSKYGLEEPAYTVSLDYYEEQAAETDSTDSTDTGTASDATDTTDSTDTAKTVKVNKSLTLLIGATNEDGNYYAKTSDSNAVNILDSSTVEKLTAIDAYSNTYKYVNLISIESVDRIDITAEGVSHTLAIERETTTEDGKDTTTAVYTVDKKTVEEDVFKKFYQVLIAPKTEREIPEADLKKGEEEAPVMTVTYHLNTSNTPFVVEFKPYDESYYIINTNGTEYFLMDLRNAASITDGLKELLQ; encoded by the coding sequence ATGGCTGGCAGTAAGCGTAAGAAGCATCTGGGATTATTGCTGCTGCTCCTTGCTATGATTGTTTTACTGGGTGTATATTTCTGGCTGGTGAAATACAACGACAAGAAAGAAGCACAGGACACAGCAGCAGACGAAACCAAAGCAATCGTTTCACTGGATACCGGTACCATAAAGAGTATCTATTTTAAAAATCCTTCACTGGAGATGACGTTATCCTTAAATGATAAAGGGGTATGGGAAGAGAAGGAGGATTCCTCTTTTCCGGTAAATCAGACCTATGCTGCCAATATGCAGAATGCTTTTGCAGAGATTAAACCTACTTCCACTCTCACGGAAGGAATTGAGGACCTGTCTGCTTTTGGCCTGGAGAATCCGGTAATAACGGCAACGGCGACTACCAGTGATGGCAAGGAAACCACTGTAATGATTGGAAACGAGACGCCTTTTGGCGGTGAATATTATGCGGCATTGGCAGGAAGCAAAGAAGTCTATGTAATCGGGACCTCCTTTTACAGTTATTTTCATTACTCCAGGACAGACCTGACAGCAGTAGAAGCTATACCCGCCGTTACTGCAGAGAATGTAACGAAGCTTTCGGTAACGGCAAAGGATGGCAAGGACTTTGAGGTGGTTTATGATGAGGATTCCCCCTATGATTATTCCGGCTTTAGCAACTATATCATGAATAAGCCTTATGCAACTCCGGTAGCAGCAGATAATGACAGTATGACAACACTGTTTGGTAATTATGCTTCCCTTTCCTTCTCCTCATGTGCAGATTATAATGCAACGGACCTGAGCAAATACGGGCTGGAGGAACCCGCCTATACAGTATCGCTTGATTATTATGAAGAACAGGCCGCGGAAACAGACAGTACAGACAGTACCGATACCGGAACGGCTTCAGACGCAACAGACACAACAGACAGTACCGATACTGCGAAAACCGTTAAGGTAAACAAAAGCCTGACCTTATTGATTGGGGCGACCAATGAAGACGGCAATTATTATGCGAAAACATCAGATTCCAATGCGGTTAATATATTGGATAGTTCAACCGTAGAGAAGTTGACCGCTATTGATGCTTACAGCAATACTTATAAATATGTAAATCTCATAAGCATTGAATCAGTGGATCGTATTGATATTACGGCCGAAGGAGTCTCTCATACCTTAGCAATTGAAAGAGAGACTACCACAGAAGACGGTAAGGATACCACCACCGCTGTTTATACAGTAGATAAGAAAACCGTGGAAGAAGACGTCTTTAAGAAATTCTATCAAGTATTGATAGCACCTAAGACAGAAAGAGAAATACCGGAAGCGGATTTAAAGAAAGGTGAGGAGGAAGCACCTGTTATGACCGTAACATACCACTTGAATACTTCCAACACACCTTTTGTAGTGGAATTCAAACCTTATGACGAAAGCTATTATATTATAAACACCAATGGAACGGAGTATTTCCTGATGGATTTAAGAAATGCTGCTTCCATCACTGACGGGCTGAAAGAATTATTACAGTAA
- a CDS encoding GldG family protein, with translation MKDQITDNKTNETIDNLTENVADDKEAIGTKASIADKIKASFKSRKFRGGAYATAVSAVVIIIILVLNIIVTELDLKVDISKEGTFTLTDVTKDYVKNIKDDITIYYLAQTGQEDKTTTEIIQKYPQLSGHIKVEYKDPVLYPSFAQKYYSDAITNNSVLVVNSSNDRAKYIPAGDMIVSEVDYNTYQSYQTGIDVEGQVTSALQYVTTEDLPVMYTVTGHGEAELGTTITTSLGKINVTSQSINTLTSESIPEDCSVLLINAPQKDYSPDEVTMIKEYLSKGGDALIYTDYNTSSLENFASLLDYYGVSQVTGLVVEGSRNHYMGQYMTYLVPDYSTHEITTDLKSDGTYVVAPLSSGLQTLDTARSTITTAPILVTSDEAYSKTDINSTNSSKEDGDIDGPFNLGIAVTETYNEAETKLVVYGSSALIDESMVSSSSLGNLDLFLNSVNYVTDKADTLAVRTVSTEQQYLNVTAAQANLWSVLMVIVLPVIVLGTGGFVVLRRRKK, from the coding sequence ATGAAGGATCAGATTACAGATAACAAAACCAATGAAACGATAGATAACTTAACGGAAAACGTAGCTGATGACAAGGAAGCAATAGGAACAAAAGCAAGTATTGCGGATAAGATCAAGGCTTCCTTTAAATCCAGAAAATTCAGGGGAGGCGCTTATGCAACGGCAGTCTCAGCTGTTGTCATTATCATTATTCTGGTATTGAACATCATTGTTACGGAGCTTGATTTAAAAGTAGATATCAGCAAGGAAGGCACTTTTACCCTGACGGATGTTACGAAGGATTATGTTAAGAACATTAAAGATGATATTACCATCTATTATCTTGCACAGACCGGTCAGGAGGATAAGACCACTACGGAAATCATTCAAAAATATCCCCAGCTGTCAGGACATATAAAAGTGGAATATAAGGACCCCGTGCTTTATCCCAGCTTTGCACAGAAATATTACAGCGATGCAATCACCAACAATAGTGTACTGGTTGTAAACAGCAGCAATGACAGGGCCAAATATATACCTGCCGGTGATATGATTGTTTCGGAGGTGGATTATAACACTTACCAGAGCTATCAGACCGGTATCGATGTAGAGGGTCAGGTAACCTCAGCCCTGCAGTATGTAACAACAGAAGATCTTCCGGTTATGTATACCGTTACAGGCCATGGAGAGGCAGAGCTTGGTACGACCATAACGACCTCCCTTGGAAAGATTAATGTTACCTCCCAATCCATTAATACCCTTACCAGCGAAAGCATTCCCGAGGATTGCTCCGTACTGCTGATCAATGCTCCCCAGAAGGATTATTCACCCGATGAGGTTACCATGATTAAAGAATATCTGTCCAAAGGCGGAGATGCACTGATCTATACGGATTATAATACCAGCAGTCTCGAAAATTTCGCGTCATTACTGGACTATTATGGTGTAAGCCAGGTTACCGGTCTGGTAGTAGAAGGCAGCAGAAATCATTATATGGGACAGTATATGACTTATCTCGTACCGGATTACAGTACCCATGAGATTACCACTGACTTAAAGTCCGACGGCACTTATGTGGTAGCGCCTCTCTCTTCCGGTCTGCAGACTCTGGATACGGCAAGAAGTACCATAACAACAGCTCCCATACTGGTTACCTCTGACGAAGCATATTCAAAGACTGATATTAATTCAACCAATAGTTCCAAAGAAGATGGTGATATTGACGGTCCTTTTAACCTTGGTATCGCTGTTACAGAAACCTATAATGAAGCGGAAACAAAGCTGGTGGTATACGGCTCTTCTGCTTTAATTGACGAGAGTATGGTATCTTCCTCCTCCCTCGGTAATCTTGATCTGTTCTTAAATTCCGTAAATTATGTAACCGATAAAGCGGATACCCTTGCAGTCAGAACGGTAAGCACCGAGCAGCAGTACTTAAATGTAACAGCAGCACAGGCTAATCTCTGGTCCGTTCTTATGGTCATCGTATTACCTGTAATTGTTCTTGGAACCGGTGGTTTTGTTGTTCTTAGAAGGAGGAAAAAATAA
- a CDS encoding ABC transporter permease, whose translation MLAIFKKELKSYFTSMTGYVFVAFFLVIVGIYYAVYNLMNMVANFEYVLSGISFIFVLLVPILTMRLMAEDKKQKTDQLLFTSPLSISKIISGKYFAVLSVFLIAMVIVCLYPLILLQFGSLSLKVAYGSILGFTLLGAAYISIGLFVSSLTESQLVAAVVSFVVILVTVLMDSLVSFLPTDNRTCYLVFFVAILLICWLLYSMMHNYVVALTIGVMGEAALAVTYFVKPALFDGLLTKVLGWFSVMARFDNFTTGILDLSSVVYYLSVVFIFLFLTVQVIKKHRWN comes from the coding sequence ATGCTGGCAATATTTAAGAAAGAACTGAAATCCTATTTTACCTCAATGACAGGATATGTGTTTGTCGCTTTTTTTCTGGTAATTGTGGGAATATATTATGCGGTTTATAATTTAATGAATATGGTGGCTAACTTTGAATATGTGCTGTCCGGCATTTCTTTTATCTTCGTATTGTTAGTACCGATCTTAACTATGAGGCTGATGGCAGAAGACAAGAAGCAGAAAACGGACCAGTTATTATTCACTTCCCCCTTATCCATCAGTAAAATCATATCAGGCAAATATTTTGCCGTATTGTCCGTATTTTTAATTGCAATGGTAATTGTCTGCCTGTATCCTCTGATACTGCTGCAGTTCGGGAGCTTGTCCCTTAAGGTTGCCTATGGTTCCATCCTGGGCTTTACTCTTTTAGGAGCGGCTTATATCTCCATCGGTTTATTTGTCTCATCTTTAACAGAGAGTCAGTTGGTGGCAGCGGTAGTTTCCTTTGTAGTTATTCTGGTAACGGTACTGATGGATAGCCTTGTATCCTTCTTGCCGACAGATAATCGTACCTGCTACCTTGTATTTTTTGTGGCAATTCTTCTGATCTGCTGGCTTTTGTACAGTATGATGCACAATTACGTGGTCGCACTTACTATTGGTGTGATGGGAGAAGCGGCTCTTGCGGTGACCTATTTCGTTAAACCTGCTTTATTTGACGGTTTACTGACCAAGGTACTGGGCTGGTTTTCCGTAATGGCAAGATTTGATAATTTCACTACCGGAATCCTTGACCTGTCTTCGGTGGTCTATTATTTAAGCGTTGTATTCATATTCCTGTTCTTAACAGTTCAGGTAATCAAGAAACATAGATGGAACTAA
- a CDS encoding ABC transporter ATP-binding protein, whose product MIEVKNLVKKYGEHLAVDDLSFTLEKGQILGFLGPNGAGKSTTMNILTGYISATEGTVVINGHDIFDEPEEAKKCIGYLPELPPLYQDMTVREYLNFVADIKSVKKSEKRQMIDRIMRMTKITEVSERLIKQLSKGYKQRVGLAQAIVGFPEVIILDEPTVGLDPMQIIEIRDLIKELSKKHTIILSSHILSEISAICDQVMIINKGRLIVSDTPENLSRHIGGSTGLHLEVKGEKDTVKKALENITEITKVEFDKNSKEGMVKLSAFSSEESDIREAVFYALSDARCPIYEMHTSNMSLEDIFLELTQEGKTASNGGQNSNRLFRKNKKAAAAQENMKEPETEKALDTVKIAENVHPVKEEMVSDSEQKEEN is encoded by the coding sequence TTGATTGAAGTAAAAAATCTTGTAAAAAAGTATGGGGAGCATCTGGCAGTAGATGACCTGAGCTTTACCCTGGAAAAGGGACAGATTCTCGGATTTCTTGGCCCCAATGGAGCCGGTAAATCAACAACAATGAATATTCTCACAGGTTACATATCAGCGACGGAAGGAACCGTTGTAATCAACGGTCATGACATATTTGACGAACCCGAGGAAGCAAAGAAATGTATTGGTTATCTGCCGGAGCTTCCGCCTCTTTATCAGGATATGACAGTAAGAGAATATTTGAATTTTGTTGCGGATATTAAGTCCGTAAAAAAGAGCGAAAAACGGCAGATGATTGACAGAATCATGAGGATGACCAAGATAACTGAGGTCTCTGAACGTTTAATCAAGCAGTTGTCGAAAGGCTACAAGCAAAGAGTTGGTCTTGCCCAGGCAATCGTTGGATTTCCTGAGGTGATTATTCTGGATGAGCCCACGGTAGGGTTAGATCCCATGCAGATTATTGAGATCAGAGATTTGATTAAAGAATTAAGCAAAAAACATACCATTATTTTAAGCTCCCATATCCTTTCTGAAATAAGTGCTATCTGTGACCAGGTAATGATCATAAACAAAGGAAGGCTTATCGTATCGGATACCCCTGAAAATCTGTCCAGGCATATCGGTGGTTCTACCGGTTTGCACCTGGAAGTCAAAGGTGAGAAAGACACAGTGAAAAAGGCTCTGGAAAATATCACTGAAATTACCAAAGTGGAATTTGATAAGAACTCAAAAGAGGGTATGGTTAAATTATCTGCCTTCAGCAGTGAAGAAAGTGATATCAGGGAAGCTGTATTCTATGCTTTAAGTGACGCCAGATGCCCTATCTATGAGATGCATACCTCTAATATGTCCCTGGAGGATATCTTCCTTGAGCTTACCCAGGAAGGCAAAACTGCCTCAAATGGAGGGCAGAACTCTAACAGATTGTTCCGCAAGAATAAGAAAGCTGCGGCAGCACAGGAGAATATGAAGGAACCTGAAACCGAGAAAGCTTTGGATACTGTTAAGATTGCTGAGAACGTTCATCCGGTAAAAGAGGAAATGGTTTCAGACTCTGAACAGAAGGAGGAGAATTAA
- a CDS encoding putative holin-like toxin, which translates to MRGGLGKDDAGNRSQRTIDGKGQTKRKGGESMITYDSLFLMLQFGMLLIAMFNLIEKSNGKNTRK; encoded by the coding sequence ATGAGAGGGGGACTAGGGAAAGATGATGCAGGAAACAGGTCACAAAGAACTATTGACGGGAAAGGGCAGACGAAAAGGAAAGGTGGTGAGAGTATGATCACCTATGATTCCCTGTTTCTAATGCTTCAATTCGGCATGTTACTAATTGCAATGTTTAATCTAATCGAGAAAAGTAATGGAAAAAACACCAGAAAATAA
- a CDS encoding Crp/Fnr family transcriptional regulator, producing MAEEHNCSYCNNHLCVHKVPIFSSLNHEDLIKISQWIEHREYKKGEILFHNGDSVDFLIIMDVGSVKAYKYTQDGREQILYIFSEGDFFGEQYLLNNISASYTVEALENAKVCMLTKTQFRHLLAAYPDIAVKVIEELGGRMATLENTMQSLGIRSIDSRISSLLMDFSEKYGRAVPEGILIRLPLSREGIANYLGIARETVSRKLMQLESDGIIRSVSNKSLLLLDIEVLKEAAT from the coding sequence ATGGCAGAAGAACATAATTGCAGTTACTGCAATAACCATTTATGCGTACACAAGGTTCCTATTTTTTCTTCCTTGAATCATGAGGATCTGATAAAGATATCCCAGTGGATCGAGCACAGAGAATATAAAAAGGGGGAAATCCTCTTTCATAACGGGGATTCGGTGGACTTTCTCATTATCATGGATGTAGGCAGTGTCAAAGCCTATAAATATACCCAGGATGGACGGGAACAAATATTATACATCTTTTCAGAAGGTGATTTCTTTGGAGAGCAGTATCTTTTAAATAATATAAGTGCCAGCTATACCGTCGAAGCTCTGGAAAATGCGAAGGTATGTATGCTGACAAAAACCCAATTCCGTCATTTATTAGCTGCCTATCCTGATATCGCCGTTAAAGTAATAGAAGAGCTTGGCGGACGTATGGCAACCCTTGAGAACACAATGCAGAGTTTGGGAATACGTAGTATTGATTCCCGTATCAGTTCTCTGTTAATGGACTTTTCCGAGAAATATGGAAGAGCTGTTCCCGAAGGCATTCTCATACGCCTGCCACTAAGCCGGGAAGGAATAGCCAATTATCTTGGCATTGCCAGAGAAACAGTAAGCCGAAAGCTGATGCAGCTTGAAAGTGATGGTATTATACGTTCGGTCAGCAATAAATCTCTTTTGTTGTTAGATATTGAGGTCTTAAAAGAAGCTGCTACTTAA